In Synechococcus sp. Nb3U1, one DNA window encodes the following:
- a CDS encoding aminopeptidase P family protein — MVAHLALTQEQRGILKHRRQRLGELLPAPVLLWAGGRSPRNFPHNGYPYRASSHFLYFAGIPIEHAVIRLQAGRLELFVEDPSPAAALWHGPSPTREELAAQMGADAAYPLAELGSFSGEALTLGVQDAATRIQQSHSLNRRIPPAPDLHPEDEPLAQAVVQLRLCQDTFALEEMRAAAAVTVEAHRAGMAASLQAKRESEVRAAMEERICAQQMSPAYSSIVTVHGEVLHNEAHHHALQPGDLLLADVGAESPLGWAADVTRTWPVSGHFSATQRELYEVVRQAHDACIAKAASGVEYRDLHLLAATVIAAGLVELGILRGDPYTLVERDAHALFFPHGVGHLLGLDVHDMEDLGDRAGYAPGRQRSERFGLGYLRLDRPLQAGMVVTIEPGFYQVPALLEDPVRRQRYDDCVNWERLAQFADVRGIRLEDDVLITPTGCEVLTAALPSHPEAIETWVLG, encoded by the coding sequence ATGGTTGCACATCTAGCACTGACTCAGGAACAGCGAGGAATCCTGAAGCACAGGCGGCAACGGCTAGGGGAGCTGCTCCCTGCTCCGGTGTTGCTTTGGGCAGGGGGGCGTAGCCCGCGTAATTTCCCCCACAATGGCTATCCCTACCGAGCCAGCAGCCACTTTCTCTACTTTGCCGGGATCCCGATTGAACATGCGGTGATTCGCCTGCAGGCGGGTCGGTTGGAGCTGTTCGTTGAGGATCCCTCCCCCGCTGCTGCTCTGTGGCATGGGCCGAGCCCGACGCGAGAGGAGCTAGCAGCCCAAATGGGAGCTGATGCTGCTTATCCCCTGGCTGAACTGGGATCTTTCTCTGGTGAAGCCCTCACCCTAGGCGTACAGGATGCGGCAACCCGAATCCAGCAATCCCACAGTTTGAACCGAAGGATCCCGCCCGCACCCGATCTCCATCCTGAGGATGAACCTCTGGCTCAAGCTGTGGTGCAGCTACGCCTCTGTCAGGATACCTTTGCCCTGGAGGAAATGAGGGCGGCAGCGGCGGTCACGGTGGAGGCCCACAGAGCGGGGATGGCGGCTAGCCTTCAGGCCAAACGCGAGTCGGAAGTGCGAGCAGCAATGGAGGAGCGGATCTGCGCTCAACAGATGAGCCCTGCCTACAGCAGCATTGTGACGGTGCATGGCGAGGTTTTACACAACGAGGCCCATCATCACGCGCTGCAACCGGGGGATCTGCTGTTGGCGGATGTGGGGGCAGAAAGTCCATTGGGGTGGGCGGCGGATGTCACGCGCACCTGGCCGGTTTCGGGACACTTTTCCGCCACACAACGGGAACTCTACGAAGTGGTGCGACAGGCCCATGATGCCTGCATTGCCAAAGCAGCATCGGGAGTGGAGTACCGGGATCTACACCTGCTGGCCGCTACGGTCATCGCGGCTGGGCTGGTGGAGTTGGGCATTTTGCGCGGGGATCCCTATACGCTGGTGGAACGGGATGCGCATGCTCTGTTTTTTCCCCACGGGGTAGGACATTTGCTGGGGCTAGATGTGCACGACATGGAGGATCTCGGGGATCGGGCCGGGTATGCGCCAGGGCGGCAACGGAGTGAGCGCTTTGGGTTAGGCTACCTACGGCTGGATCGGCCTTTGCAAGCGGGTATGGTGGTGACGATCGAGCCAGGGTTCTATCAAGTGCCAGCCCTTCTGGAGGATCCCGTGCGGCGACAACGCTACGACGATTGTGTGAATTGGGAACGGTTGGCTCAGTTTGCCGATGTGCGCGGCATTCGCCTTGAAGATGATGTGCTGATTACCCCAACCGGCTGTGAGGTGCTAACGGCGGCTTTGCCCTCTCACCCGGAGGCGATCGAAACTTGGGTCTTGGGGTGA
- the psb28 gene encoding photosystem II reaction center protein Psb28: MASIEFSPGIQEVPTNVRVLKSKTSSRGAAIFRFEDVNSDTQNILGMTMIDEEGELTTRDIKAKFLNGEFKALEVTYEMSNEAEWERFLRFMERFSASNEMGMA; this comes from the coding sequence ATGGCCAGTATCGAGTTCTCCCCCGGAATCCAAGAGGTGCCCACCAATGTGCGGGTACTGAAATCCAAGACGAGTAGCCGGGGAGCCGCTATTTTCCGCTTTGAGGATGTGAACTCCGATACCCAAAATATTCTCGGCATGACGATGATCGATGAGGAAGGGGAACTGACCACCCGCGACATCAAAGCCAAGTTCTTGAATGGAGAATTTAAGGCCCTAGAAGTAACCTATGAAATGAGCAACGAGGCAGAGTGGGAGCGCTTCCTGCGCTTCATGGAGCGCTTTTCTGCTAGCAACGAAATGGGCATGGCCTAG
- a CDS encoding DUF760 domain-containing protein, which yields MSSPINFIPGFEAVQSPSPDNQLWQYLQTQDPDIFQDIARNSSPEVLEILGHNIRSLVGGLPPEHFGVQVVTNRESLAKMLSGAMMGGYFLRVMEERLALEQALGHPPTSVAPAQPEEGNP from the coding sequence ATGTCGAGCCCAATTAACTTCATCCCTGGTTTTGAGGCAGTGCAGTCTCCTAGCCCCGATAATCAGCTCTGGCAATATCTGCAAACCCAGGATCCCGACATCTTTCAAGATATCGCTCGCAACTCTTCTCCTGAAGTGTTGGAGATCTTGGGCCACAACATCCGCAGCCTCGTGGGGGGGTTGCCTCCAGAACACTTTGGGGTTCAAGTGGTCACCAATCGGGAGAGCTTGGCCAAAATGCTCTCTGGCGCGATGATGGGCGGCTACTTTCTGCGGGTGATGGAGGAGCGCTTAGCCCTAGAACAAGCCCTGGGACATCCACCAACTTCTGTAGCCCCTGCTCAGCCGGAAGAAGGTAACCCGTAG
- a CDS encoding glycerate kinase family protein produces the protein MGSGLGTVPQRILVCPDSFKGSLTATAAAESISRGIRQVLPAAEVEQIPLADGGEGTLEALLMALGGEKKGLWVTGPLGDPVWVEYGVLASGQLALLELAQVAGLTLVPPEKRDPTRTTTYGLGELLRAVCQEPIPEIWVGLGGSATVDGGAGMAQALGYRLLDAAGELIGLGGGELTRLEHIEPPAHRIWQGKRIRGLCDVQNPLTGPLGAAVVFGPQKGATPLQVQQLDQALGHWATRVERDLGRTVDRIPGAAAAGGAGAGLVAFLGATLESGIRLLLQQSSLQEHIQHCDLIVTGEGRLDEQSSMGKVVWGVLEQAVLAQKPLLILCGQATSAARAGLATYPIPTHIGVICDGSLGLAEQKRIPDGAEVLRRASLYLEQLTTQKFQELLQPGGESTEV, from the coding sequence ATGGGATCCGGATTGGGCACCGTACCTCAGCGGATTTTGGTCTGTCCGGATAGTTTCAAGGGATCCCTAACGGCAACAGCGGCCGCGGAGAGCATTTCCAGAGGGATCCGCCAGGTCTTGCCGGCTGCTGAAGTGGAGCAGATCCCGTTGGCGGATGGGGGGGAGGGCACCCTAGAAGCGTTGCTGATGGCGTTGGGGGGAGAAAAAAAAGGCTTATGGGTGACTGGTCCACTAGGGGATCCGGTCTGGGTAGAGTATGGGGTGCTGGCCTCCGGTCAGCTGGCTCTGTTGGAACTGGCCCAAGTGGCAGGCCTGACGTTGGTTCCTCCGGAAAAGCGGGATCCCACCCGGACCACCACCTATGGGTTGGGGGAGCTGTTGCGGGCTGTCTGCCAGGAACCGATCCCAGAGATTTGGGTGGGGCTCGGAGGCTCCGCCACAGTGGACGGCGGAGCAGGGATGGCACAGGCTCTAGGGTACCGATTGCTGGATGCAGCCGGGGAGCTGATTGGCCTAGGTGGGGGAGAACTGACCCGCTTGGAGCACATTGAGCCACCCGCACACCGAATTTGGCAAGGAAAACGTATCCGTGGTCTGTGTGATGTTCAGAATCCTCTCACTGGGCCGTTGGGAGCAGCTGTAGTATTTGGGCCGCAAAAAGGGGCGACACCCCTACAGGTGCAACAGTTGGATCAAGCCCTGGGGCATTGGGCCACCCGAGTGGAACGCGATTTGGGCCGAACTGTGGATCGGATCCCTGGAGCGGCAGCGGCAGGGGGAGCGGGGGCGGGGTTGGTTGCCTTTCTAGGGGCCACCCTAGAGTCTGGAATCCGCTTGCTGTTGCAGCAATCCTCCCTGCAGGAGCATATTCAGCACTGCGACCTGATCGTGACCGGAGAAGGCCGCCTGGACGAACAAAGCTCCATGGGGAAAGTGGTGTGGGGCGTGCTAGAACAGGCGGTTTTGGCCCAAAAACCTCTTTTGATTCTGTGTGGACAGGCGACCTCAGCTGCGCGAGCTGGGTTGGCAACTTACCCTATCCCAACTCATATTGGCGTTATCTGTGATGGCTCTCTGGGCCTTGCGGAGCAGAAGCGGATCCCGGATGGGGCAGAAGTACTGCGGCGGGCCAGTCTATATCTAGAGCAATTGACAACCCAGAAGTTCCAGGAACTTCTGCAACCGGGAGGGGAGAGCACCGAAGTATAA